A section of the Oryza sativa Japonica Group chromosome 1, ASM3414082v1 genome encodes:
- the LOC4327281 gene encoding cell wall / vacuolar inhibitor of fructosidase 2, producing MASSPYHAAVGVAVLAILLAAPAAEAGAPTAAPLANYSLEDACKKTGPHYGLCIVTLSADRSAKSSDTVGLARVAVLAAQKNASETATYLSSIYDDDSIEKKTVQLQQCLEDCSERYEAAVEQLTDATVALDTGGYEEAMALVAAGQAEVKMCQRGFKAVPQHRNILTLRNREVDQLCSIAFTITKLIRVSPSAEE from the exons ATGGCTTCCTCCCCGTATCACGCCGCCGTCGGTGTCGCCGTCCTTgccatcctcctcgccgcgccggcTGCGGAGGCCGGGGCACCTACCGCCGCGCCGTTGGCCAACTACTCCCTCGAGGACGCGTGCAAGAAGACCGGCCCACACTACGGCCTCTGCATCGTGACGCTCTCCGCCGACCGGTCCGCCAAGTCGTCGGACACGGTGGGGCTCGCCAGGGTGGCCGTCCTGGCGGCGCAGAAGAACGCGTCGGAGACGGCCACCTACCTCTCCAGCATCTACGACGACGACAGCATCGAGAAGAAGACGGTGCAGCTGCAGCAGTGCCTCGAGGACTGCTCCGAGAG gtacgaggcggcggtggagcagcTGACGGACGCGACGGTGGCGCTGGACACGGGGGGGTACGAGGAGGCGAtggcgctggtggcggcggggcaGGCGGAGGTGAAGATGTGCCAGAGGGGGTTCAAGGCCGTGCCGCAGCACCGGAACATCCTCACCTTGCGCAACCGCGAGGTCGACCAGCTCTGCAGCATCGCCTTCACCATCACCAAGCTGATCCGCGTGTCACCGAGCGCTGAAGAATag